One part of the Anguilla anguilla isolate fAngAng1 chromosome 11, fAngAng1.pri, whole genome shotgun sequence genome encodes these proteins:
- the LOC118208645 gene encoding rhodopsin, freshwater form, which produces MNGTEGPNFYVPMSNVTGVVRSPFEYPQYYLAEPWAYSALAAYMFFLIIAGFPINFLTLYVTIEHKKLRTPLNYILLNLAVADLFMVFGGFTTTMYTSMHGYFVFGPTGCNIEGFFATLGGEIALWCLVVLAIERWMVVCKPMSNFRFGENHAIMGVAFTWVMALACAAPPLFGWSRYIPEGMQCSCGIDYYTPNPETYNESFVIYMFICHFTIPLTVISFCYGRLVCTVKEAAAQQQESETTQRAEREVTRMVIIMVISFLVCWVPYASVAWYIFTHQGSSFGPIFMTIPAFFAKSSSLYNPLIYICMNKQFRNCMITTLCCGKNPFEEEEGASTTASKTEASSVSSVSPA; this is translated from the coding sequence ATGAATGGCACAGAGGGACCTAACTTCTACGTCCCCATGTCAAATGTCACCGGCGTGGTGAGGAGTCCGTTCGAATATCCACAGTACTACCTTGCAGAACCATGGGCTTATTCAGCTCTGGCTGCTTACATGTTCTTCCTGATCATCGCCGGATTCCCCATCAACTTCCTCACCCTGTATGTCACCATCGAACACAAGAAACTAAGGACCCCCCTGAACTACATTCTGCTGAACCTGGCTGTGGCCGACCTCTTCATGGTGTTTGGCGGATTCACCACCACGATGTACACCTCCATGCATGGCTACTTCGTCTTCGGCCCCACCGGCTGCAACATCGAAGGTTTCTTCGCCACCCTCGGCGGTGAGATCGCGCTCTGGTGCCTAGTCGTCTTGGCCATTGAGAGGTGGATGGTTGTCTGCAAGCCAATGAGCAATTTCCGCTTTGGTGAGAACCATGCCATCATGGGCGTTGCGTTCACCTGGGTGATGGCTCTGGCCTGTgctgccccccctctctttgGCTGGTCTCGGTACATTCCTGAAGGTATGCAGTGCTCGTGTGGGATTGACTACTACACCCCAAACCCTGAGACCTACAATGAGTCCTTTGTCATCTACATGTTTATCTGCCACTTCACCATCCCGCTCACCGTCATCTCTTTCTGCTATGGCCGACTGGTGTGCACCGTCAAAGAGGCTGCTGCTCAGCAACAGGAGTCAGAGACCACCCAGAGGGCCGAGCGGGAGGTCACCCGCATGGTCATCATCATGGTCATCTCATTCCTGGTCTGCTGGGTGCCCTACGCCAGCGTGGCCTGGTACATCTTCACCCACCAGGGAAGCAGCTTTGGACCCATTTTCATGACCATTCCAGCCTTCTTTGCCAAGAGTTCATCCCTCTACAACCCCCTCATCTACATCTGCATGAACAAGCAGTTCCGAAACTGCATGATCACCACCCTCTGCTGCGGAAAGAACCCctttgaagaggaggagggagcatCCACCACGGCGTCCAAAACCGAGGCTTCATCTGTGTCCTCTGTCTCCCCGGCATAA